In a single window of the Pseudodesulfovibrio profundus genome:
- the rarD gene encoding EamA family transporter RarD translates to MDNRPDAEKTAGFLAALSAFLMWGLLPLYWKAVQSVDSMEILCHRIVWSLVFIGIILTFKARWRETLAPLRSPRNLGILALSSICIGINWLIYIWAVNANHVLATSLGYYINPLVNVLFGFLFFKERLNRMQGIAIGLAALGVINSVINYGALPWISLTLAVSFACYGVLRKIAAVESLPGLFLETSVLTPVALLYLGYLNSQGVGAFPGAETHINLLLIGAGAATAMPLIGFAYGARRLQLTTLGILQYLGPSIAFLLGVFVFGEPFGTSQFITFCFIWGGLAVYTFDSIRNLRRQRRIARQ, encoded by the coding sequence ATGGACAATCGCCCCGACGCCGAAAAAACAGCCGGTTTCCTGGCCGCGCTCAGCGCCTTTCTCATGTGGGGGCTACTCCCACTGTACTGGAAGGCAGTCCAGTCCGTGGACTCCATGGAAATCCTGTGTCACCGCATTGTCTGGTCGTTGGTATTTATCGGGATCATCCTGACATTCAAGGCACGTTGGCGTGAAACACTGGCCCCCCTGCGCTCTCCTCGAAACCTCGGCATACTCGCGCTCAGCTCCATCTGCATCGGGATCAACTGGCTGATCTACATCTGGGCGGTCAATGCCAATCATGTTCTGGCAACCAGCCTTGGCTATTACATAAATCCATTGGTCAACGTGCTGTTCGGGTTCCTCTTTTTCAAGGAACGCCTGAATCGAATGCAAGGTATCGCCATCGGACTGGCCGCGCTCGGAGTGATCAATTCCGTCATCAATTACGGGGCACTGCCCTGGATATCCCTGACACTGGCCGTCAGCTTCGCCTGCTACGGGGTATTGAGAAAAATAGCTGCCGTTGAATCGCTGCCCGGCCTGTTTCTGGAAACATCCGTCCTCACTCCTGTGGCCCTGCTGTATCTGGGCTACCTCAACAGTCAGGGTGTCGGCGCCTTTCCCGGAGCCGAAACGCACATCAACCTGCTGCTCATCGGCGCCGGTGCCGCCACGGCCATGCCGCTCATCGGATTTGCCTACGGCGCCCGACGGCTCCAGCTCACCACGCTGGGGATCTTACAATATCTGGGCCCGAGCATCGCCTTTCTTCTGGGCGTTTTCGTCTTCGGAGAGCCGTTCGGCACCAGCCAGTTCATTACCTTTTGCTTCATATGGGGTGGGCTTGCCGTCTACACATTCGACTCCATCCGCAACTTGCGTCGCCAACGGCGCATAGCCAGACAGTAG
- a CDS encoding aminotransferase-like domain-containing protein: MTEQAVANDQFRYQAVERHILSMIDKGALGLGDKLPSLRTMSTNLGMSISTVNQAYVELERKGVVEARPRSGFYVQRRSIRLPKTESAAAPMDAPRPVTRSGLIQTVLESVGRDDAVELCVIAPGAELLPLKELGKITASMIREHPERALGYAPIPGDPELIRQIAFHSMEHGIPVQPDDPIITAGCMESLNLALRSVCRRGNTVLIQGPTYYCFLQLLETLGLRAIEIPSNPEGGVSPDDLAHALKTFDISACILAPNFNNPDSSLTPDDAKEEIVSLLARRDIPLIEDDVSTDLHFTPKRPGTFKQFDRKGLVMLCSSFSKTLAPGYRVGWLLPGRFRDKVLEMKATTNVSTSAPAQMAIGEYLRQGRMARHLKRLRLQLEKQMDTMQFHLERHFPKGTRVTHPTGGMVLWLELPGDVDTVELFFQARSRSIGIAPGAIFSTQDKFSNYIRLSCGTPWSQRLDEGIRQLGTMAAAMGR, from the coding sequence ATGACAGAACAAGCGGTTGCAAACGATCAGTTCCGATATCAGGCAGTGGAACGACACATCCTGTCCATGATAGACAAAGGAGCCCTCGGCCTTGGCGATAAGCTACCGTCGCTGCGGACCATGAGCACCAACCTCGGTATGTCCATCTCCACTGTGAATCAGGCCTACGTCGAGCTGGAGCGCAAGGGCGTGGTGGAAGCGCGCCCCCGCTCGGGTTTCTATGTTCAGCGCCGCTCCATACGCCTACCCAAAACAGAAAGCGCTGCCGCCCCCATGGATGCACCACGGCCGGTCACGCGTAGCGGCCTGATCCAGACGGTCCTCGAATCCGTTGGGCGGGACGATGCCGTGGAATTGTGCGTCATTGCACCGGGCGCGGAACTGCTGCCGCTCAAGGAACTGGGCAAGATCACCGCGTCCATGATCCGCGAGCACCCGGAACGGGCATTGGGGTACGCCCCCATTCCGGGCGACCCGGAACTGATCCGGCAGATCGCCTTCCACTCCATGGAGCACGGTATCCCGGTCCAGCCGGACGATCCCATCATCACCGCCGGATGCATGGAATCACTCAATCTCGCCCTCCGCTCCGTGTGCCGCCGGGGAAATACGGTCCTGATCCAAGGGCCGACCTATTACTGTTTCCTGCAGCTACTCGAAACACTGGGCCTGCGCGCCATTGAAATCCCGTCCAATCCCGAAGGCGGTGTTTCGCCGGATGATCTGGCCCATGCTCTCAAGACCTTTGACATTTCTGCCTGCATTCTGGCGCCTAATTTCAACAACCCGGACTCCAGCCTCACGCCCGACGATGCAAAGGAAGAGATTGTATCGCTCCTCGCTCGTCGTGACATACCGCTCATAGAAGATGATGTGTCCACGGACCTGCACTTCACCCCGAAGCGTCCGGGTACCTTCAAGCAGTTCGATCGCAAGGGGCTGGTGATGCTCTGCTCCTCTTTTTCCAAAACACTGGCCCCGGGCTACCGCGTGGGCTGGCTGCTGCCGGGACGGTTCCGCGACAAGGTGCTTGAGATGAAGGCAACCACCAATGTCTCCACATCCGCTCCCGCACAAATGGCCATCGGCGAATACCTGCGGCAGGGGCGCATGGCCCGACACCTCAAGCGGTTGCGATTACAACTGGAGAAGCAGATGGACACCATGCAATTCCATCTGGAGCGTCATTTCCCCAAAGGCACACGGGTCACCCATCCCACCGGCGGCATGGTCCTGTGGCTTGAGTTGCCGGGTGATGTGGACACGGTGGAGTTGTTTTTTCAGGCCCGTTCACGCTCCATCGGCATTGCCCCGGGAGCCATCTTTTCCACCCAGGACAAGTTCAGCAATTACATCCGCCTCAGTTGCGGCACCCCTTGGTCGCAGCGGCTGGACGAGGGCATTCGCCAACTGGGAACCATGGCCGCTGCAATGGGACGATGA
- a CDS encoding AzlC family ABC transporter permease: protein MHSETISETPGQTPVVSALKQVAPIVMGYLPVGAAFGVLAHKTGLSMTATVLMSLMVYAGSAQLIAVAMFAAGLPPLSIVATTFVVNLRHLLMSASLAPNLKGWRKWQLLLFSYEITDESFAIHSVRFAKGDRSRTVSICINCFAHASWVIASWLGFMTGSAIPDIKPLGIDYALPAMFIALLAMQIKNGLHVFVAGFSGLAAIALIQMGADQWSVILATVLGATFGAGVETWKNK from the coding sequence TTGCATTCGGAAACTATTTCAGAGACTCCCGGGCAGACACCGGTGGTCTCGGCCCTGAAACAGGTGGCACCCATCGTCATGGGGTACCTGCCTGTGGGAGCAGCCTTTGGCGTACTGGCGCACAAGACCGGCCTGAGCATGACCGCGACAGTGCTCATGTCGTTGATGGTCTATGCGGGGTCGGCGCAGTTGATCGCAGTAGCCATGTTTGCTGCCGGCCTGCCGCCCCTGTCCATTGTTGCCACAACTTTTGTGGTCAATCTTCGGCACCTGTTAATGAGCGCGTCCCTGGCTCCCAATCTGAAAGGGTGGCGCAAGTGGCAGTTGCTTCTGTTCAGCTACGAGATTACTGATGAATCCTTTGCAATTCACTCTGTCCGTTTTGCCAAGGGAGATAGGTCCCGTACCGTTTCCATATGTATCAACTGTTTTGCCCACGCCTCGTGGGTGATCGCTTCCTGGCTTGGATTCATGACCGGATCAGCCATACCGGACATCAAGCCGCTGGGTATTGATTACGCGCTTCCGGCCATGTTCATCGCGTTGCTTGCCATGCAGATCAAGAATGGACTGCATGTGTTTGTGGCTGGTTTCTCGGGTCTGGCCGCCATTGCCCTCATTCAGATGGGAGCGGATCAGTGGAGCGTCATTCTTGCCACCGTTCTTGGCGCAACCTTTGGAGCAGGAGTGGAGACATGGAAGAACAAATAG
- a CDS encoding AzlD domain-containing protein, with translation MEEQIVLLTIVGMTLVTYIPRFVPVLALASRTLPEPLIRWLSYVPTAVLSAMLVPSLLLKDTSFDFSVENYFLWAAIPAFILAWRTKSFFGTVALGMGLVAAGRYFLG, from the coding sequence ATGGAAGAACAAATAGTATTGTTGACCATCGTCGGCATGACGCTGGTGACGTATATCCCCCGGTTTGTGCCTGTGCTGGCCCTTGCCTCCCGCACGTTGCCCGAGCCGCTGATCCGCTGGCTTTCGTATGTTCCGACAGCGGTTTTGTCCGCCATGCTGGTGCCGTCACTGCTCCTCAAGGACACGTCTTTTGATTTTTCCGTGGAAAACTATTTCCTGTGGGCCGCCATTCCTGCCTTTATCCTTGCCTGGCGCACCAAGTCGTTTTTCGGCACCGTCGCCCTTGGCATGGGATTGGTTGCCGCCGGTCGTTACTTCCTGGGATAA
- a CDS encoding aspartate/glutamate racemase family protein: MKTIGLLGGMSWESSAHYYRVMNEAVQQHLGGLHSAKILMNSVDFAPFRKQMLAGDWEGIGERLARAAQVLEQGGADLLVIGTNTMHMVAPTVAAAVDIPLLHIADATAEVARKKGARTLGLLGTRFTMEERFYIDRLTEHGMEVVVPSEQDRSFIDAVIFDELCKGRFTRDSRKEFLRIIDELASNGADAAILGCTEIGLLVNQDDTSVTLLDTCVIHAQQAVGRAVSS, from the coding sequence ATGAAAACAATCGGATTGCTGGGTGGCATGAGTTGGGAATCTTCGGCACATTACTATCGGGTAATGAACGAGGCTGTTCAGCAGCATCTGGGTGGATTGCACTCAGCCAAAATTCTCATGAATAGTGTGGATTTTGCTCCCTTTCGGAAACAGATGCTGGCAGGCGATTGGGAAGGCATCGGTGAACGTCTGGCCCGAGCGGCACAGGTTCTGGAACAGGGCGGAGCCGACTTGCTGGTGATTGGCACCAACACCATGCACATGGTCGCTCCGACCGTGGCGGCGGCTGTAGATATTCCCTTGCTTCATATTGCGGATGCAACGGCTGAAGTGGCGCGTAAGAAAGGAGCGCGTACCCTTGGACTGCTTGGTACCCGCTTCACCATGGAAGAGCGATTCTACATTGATCGCCTGACCGAACACGGCATGGAGGTGGTCGTCCCCTCAGAGCAGGACCGATCCTTCATTGATGCCGTCATTTTTGATGAGCTGTGCAAAGGGCGGTTTACCCGGGATTCGCGTAAGGAATTTCTGCGTATAATTGATGAATTAGCCTCCAATGGGGCAGATGCTGCAATACTCGGATGCACGGAAATAGGGTTGCTGGTCAATCAGGATGATACCTCCGTCACTTTGCTGGATACTTGTGTCATCCATGCACAGCAGGCTGTCGGGCGTGCTGTTTCCTCCTAA
- a CDS encoding response regulator produces the protein MKRFSIWLCMWVLLFFGGQQACAVELRVGFVPEEPLAFMEDGVEKGFAIDVMNAIAQEKGWHVSYVPGTAQNGLKRLHRGEVDIFLSIPFEYTLMESVHFTGNSLIEDWGTIYTHDRHISNLHELGGLRIGVPQDNRYTEALKTMANRQNISYTLVQFSSYNEILQKIESGDLAAGILSRLYGTRYSASFGVVKTEIHFDPVSLRMAVAPQRSAKLLGELDAALGTLKSDPSSAYHIALKKWLSPVEGHSLLWRSPVFWTGVFFFILTQIGLGIWVFRRLSSSTSEAKQRKVELEEETEVRKRAQIALWESLERHRAMFTDNKFPQFLIDANDLTIVEMNPAAEIFYGYSNEELLKKDIRSISIADEVTRERVVREIEQGSSQVISRHRLRSGEVRDVELFVSRLYVQDVKKYLVTVVDITDRIRSANRLANINECVLALGPDPDKNIESLMKLAGEEMGGDAAYYLRVRQGQLSLLRSWNVPASLQKKVVGPGHISVDLLGRGQQGLIRITDLPDTSYSRTDPSVPELGLQTYIGQLVMANGRVAGILSVVFKNSYALQESDEKLFGILTSAIRVEEERKLFGEQILEAKEVAESANRAKSEFLANMSHEIRTPLNGIFGMLQLVEETELTVEQKEYIETALLSGRGLLRIINDVLDFSKMEAGMLSLEASPFDFRRMLGNVLDNFKVQAAEKKLSLNIDVDDSVPAVIRGDEARLRQILFNLVGNGVKFTHQGSVSVESWSLPPEEGKDAMRLFVTVADTGIGIADDMIDSLFNAFSQADGSYTRNYGGTGLGLSIVKRLVNLMGGEIAVESDENGTKIHFFVRVHKSPEVLLASENAVPMSVKIPTMNILLVEDERVNRLSMRKHLEKMGHTVIEAHDGLQALEILPWQDIDVVLMDVQMPNMDGLTATRKIRTDSSLGEKSQVPIIALTAHAMKGDRDKFMEAGMDDYLAKPVEFTDLAGSLAQISPGIWRRKSNT, from the coding sequence TTGAAACGCTTTTCAATCTGGTTGTGCATGTGGGTATTGTTGTTCTTTGGGGGGCAACAAGCCTGCGCCGTTGAACTGCGTGTGGGATTTGTCCCTGAAGAGCCGTTGGCATTCATGGAAGATGGCGTTGAAAAAGGGTTTGCCATTGATGTCATGAATGCCATCGCTCAGGAAAAGGGGTGGCACGTTTCCTATGTTCCCGGGACTGCCCAGAACGGACTCAAGCGCCTTCACAGGGGCGAAGTCGACATTTTCCTCTCCATTCCTTTCGAGTACACGCTGATGGAGTCGGTTCATTTTACCGGCAATTCCCTGATAGAGGACTGGGGAACCATTTACACACACGACCGCCACATCTCCAATCTGCACGAACTGGGGGGACTGCGCATAGGTGTGCCACAGGATAACAGGTACACCGAAGCCCTGAAAACCATGGCTAACCGCCAGAACATCAGCTACACCCTTGTTCAATTTTCCAGCTATAATGAAATACTGCAAAAAATAGAATCGGGCGATCTTGCGGCCGGTATCCTGAGCAGACTCTACGGAACCCGTTATTCCGCATCGTTCGGGGTCGTGAAGACCGAGATTCACTTTGACCCTGTCAGTTTGCGAATGGCAGTCGCGCCTCAGCGTTCTGCAAAACTCCTTGGCGAGTTGGATGCAGCACTGGGAACCCTGAAGAGCGACCCTTCTTCCGCCTACCACATCGCCCTCAAAAAATGGCTGTCGCCCGTTGAAGGACATTCGTTACTCTGGCGATCTCCTGTTTTCTGGACAGGCGTCTTCTTCTTCATCCTGACACAGATAGGCCTCGGCATCTGGGTGTTTCGCCGACTTTCCTCCTCTACATCGGAAGCCAAACAGCGAAAGGTTGAGCTGGAGGAAGAGACCGAAGTCCGCAAGCGGGCACAGATCGCTCTCTGGGAAAGTCTTGAGCGTCACCGTGCCATGTTCACGGATAACAAGTTTCCGCAATTCCTCATTGATGCGAATGATTTGACAATTGTTGAAATGAATCCGGCAGCAGAGATTTTCTATGGTTACAGCAATGAGGAACTGCTCAAGAAAGACATCCGAAGTATCAGCATAGCCGATGAAGTAACAAGGGAGCGGGTTGTCAGGGAAATTGAGCAGGGGAGCAGTCAGGTCATCTCCAGGCACCGGCTTCGCAGCGGTGAAGTGCGGGATGTGGAACTGTTCGTCAGCCGGTTGTATGTTCAGGATGTAAAAAAATACCTGGTGACAGTGGTCGATATCACTGATCGAATCCGCAGTGCCAATCGACTGGCCAACATCAACGAATGCGTCCTTGCCCTTGGTCCCGATCCGGATAAGAACATCGAAAGTCTCATGAAGCTTGCCGGAGAGGAAATGGGCGGTGATGCCGCATATTACCTCCGGGTACGGCAGGGACAGTTGTCGCTCCTGCGGTCATGGAATGTTCCGGCCAGCCTGCAAAAAAAGGTTGTCGGGCCAGGTCATATTTCCGTCGACCTGCTCGGCCGAGGGCAGCAAGGGTTGATTCGCATTACCGATCTGCCGGACACGTCATATTCCAGAACCGATCCGAGCGTTCCCGAACTGGGATTGCAAACATACATCGGGCAGTTGGTCATGGCGAACGGGCGTGTTGCCGGTATCCTGAGCGTTGTTTTCAAGAATAGCTACGCGCTGCAGGAAAGCGATGAAAAACTGTTTGGAATCCTGACCTCTGCCATTCGAGTGGAAGAGGAACGCAAGCTTTTTGGCGAGCAGATTCTTGAAGCAAAGGAAGTGGCTGAATCGGCCAACCGCGCCAAGAGTGAGTTCCTTGCCAACATGAGCCATGAGATCAGAACGCCCCTCAATGGTATCTTCGGCATGCTGCAGTTGGTCGAGGAAACCGAATTGACGGTTGAGCAGAAGGAATACATTGAAACAGCGCTTCTCTCGGGCCGTGGATTGCTGCGTATCATCAATGATGTTCTCGATTTTTCCAAGATGGAAGCCGGTATGTTGTCACTGGAGGCATCGCCCTTTGATTTCCGTAGAATGCTTGGGAACGTTCTCGACAATTTCAAGGTACAGGCCGCGGAAAAGAAATTGTCATTGAATATTGATGTTGATGACAGCGTCCCAGCGGTTATCCGAGGAGATGAGGCACGGTTGCGGCAGATTTTGTTCAATCTGGTCGGTAACGGTGTCAAATTCACTCATCAAGGTTCTGTCTCGGTAGAGTCATGGTCGCTTCCCCCGGAAGAGGGGAAGGACGCGATGCGCCTGTTTGTTACGGTGGCTGACACCGGGATAGGTATTGCCGACGATATGATCGATTCCCTTTTCAACGCGTTTTCACAGGCGGATGGGTCGTATACCCGAAATTATGGCGGGACCGGGCTCGGGTTGAGTATCGTCAAGCGGCTGGTCAATCTCATGGGTGGTGAGATTGCCGTTGAGAGTGACGAAAACGGGACGAAAATCCACTTTTTTGTTCGGGTCCACAAGAGTCCTGAAGTTCTGCTTGCTTCGGAAAATGCTGTTCCCATGTCGGTGAAAATTCCCACCATGAATATCCTGCTGGTCGAGGATGAACGGGTGAACCGCTTGTCCATGCGCAAGCATCTGGAAAAGATGGGACATACAGTTATCGAGGCCCATGATGGATTGCAGGCTCTTGAAATACTTCCGTGGCAGGATATCGATGTCGTGCTCATGGATGTGCAAATGCCGAACATGGACGGATTGACGGCCACTCGTAAAATTCGCACGGATTCGTCACTTGGAGAGAAGTCGCAAGTGCCCATCATTGCATTGACCGCGCACGCCATGAAAGGCGACCGGGACAAGTTCATGGAAGCCGGAATGGACGATTATCTTGCCAAACCGGTGGAGTTCACCGATCTGGCCGGAAGCCTCGCTCAAATATCTCCCGGCATATGGCGACGAAAATCCAATACTTGA
- a CDS encoding AMP-binding protein, protein MNDQDMTLKSLLEATVERHGDRVALGFVGGEPITYTQFYEKVGELCALLASCGVGPKDKVAIISENMPNWAITYFAVTSMGAIAVPILQEFHSSAVHHILRHSEAKVVVASNRYIHKVEGDNFVSLKTVICMDDLSIVNDEEEVEPEEEPQSTSFTEAVEVAREKLEVLSSQARKMFDRRTDEETLKKVSEAVDSAREKLDELSEKARNLIDRKTGKAFDLTPDSVAAILYTSGTTGHSKGVVLTHRNLVSNTVAGIKTIPVFETDRFLSVLPMAHTYECTVGLIVPVYCGASVYYLQKPPTPKTLLPAMQKVKPTVMNVVPLIIEKIYKKRIKPKLNRKGVVGSLLKIGVARRKVSEIAGKKLVEAFGGELRCMCIGGAALAAEVEKFLSDAKFPYAIGYGMTETSPLLAGTRPGRQRLRGIGPQLPGVELRILDADPATGEGEIIAKGPNVMREYYKAPKDTEKTFTEDGWLLTGDLGIIDEDGYVFIKGRLKNVIIGPSGENIYPEEVESIINTHDFVMESLVYESDGKLVARIHLNYDALDEVFDVSKLIESDVREKVAGILEDVRKDVNSKVSSFARLARVKEQSEPFEKTPTQKIKRFIYLEK, encoded by the coding sequence GTGAACGATCAGGACATGACTCTTAAGAGCTTGCTGGAAGCGACTGTGGAGCGCCATGGAGACAGGGTGGCTCTTGGTTTCGTTGGTGGCGAGCCGATTACATATACTCAGTTTTATGAGAAAGTTGGCGAGCTGTGTGCTTTGCTGGCCAGTTGCGGTGTGGGACCCAAGGACAAAGTCGCGATCATCAGTGAAAACATGCCCAACTGGGCCATCACGTATTTTGCCGTGACATCCATGGGCGCAATTGCTGTTCCCATTCTGCAGGAATTTCACTCCAGTGCAGTCCATCACATACTGCGGCACTCGGAGGCCAAGGTGGTTGTGGCGTCCAATCGCTACATCCATAAGGTCGAAGGGGACAACTTTGTTTCCCTCAAGACGGTCATCTGTATGGACGACCTCTCCATCGTCAATGACGAGGAAGAGGTGGAGCCGGAGGAAGAACCGCAGTCCACGAGCTTTACCGAAGCTGTTGAAGTGGCGAGGGAAAAGCTCGAAGTCCTCAGCTCCCAGGCCAGAAAAATGTTCGACCGCCGGACGGATGAGGAAACCTTGAAAAAGGTGTCCGAGGCCGTTGATTCAGCTCGTGAGAAGCTCGATGAACTGAGCGAAAAAGCACGTAATCTCATTGACCGCAAAACAGGCAAGGCCTTTGACCTGACGCCGGACAGCGTGGCGGCCATCCTTTACACTTCAGGCACGACAGGACACTCGAAAGGTGTCGTTCTGACCCACCGCAATCTGGTGTCAAACACTGTCGCCGGCATCAAGACCATCCCGGTTTTTGAAACCGACCGTTTCCTTTCCGTGCTGCCCATGGCCCATACTTACGAGTGTACTGTCGGACTCATCGTGCCGGTCTACTGTGGTGCATCCGTCTACTATCTGCAAAAGCCGCCGACTCCCAAGACGTTGCTCCCGGCCATGCAGAAGGTCAAGCCCACGGTGATGAACGTCGTGCCGCTGATCATTGAGAAAATTTACAAAAAACGCATCAAGCCCAAGCTCAATCGCAAGGGCGTGGTGGGTAGTCTGCTTAAAATCGGAGTCGCCCGTCGCAAGGTGTCCGAAATTGCAGGTAAAAAGCTCGTAGAGGCTTTTGGTGGAGAACTGCGCTGCATGTGTATCGGCGGCGCGGCACTGGCTGCTGAAGTGGAGAAATTCCTTTCTGATGCCAAGTTCCCCTATGCCATCGGGTATGGCATGACCGAAACATCACCGCTCCTGGCTGGAACGCGTCCCGGGCGGCAGCGCCTTCGTGGAATCGGTCCTCAATTGCCGGGAGTTGAACTGCGCATTCTCGACGCCGATCCGGCAACCGGCGAAGGTGAAATCATCGCCAAGGGCCCCAATGTGATGCGCGAGTACTACAAGGCGCCCAAGGATACCGAGAAGACCTTCACCGAAGACGGATGGTTGCTTACCGGTGATCTCGGCATCATTGACGAGGACGGATATGTTTTCATCAAGGGCCGTCTGAAAAATGTCATCATCGGTCCCAGTGGAGAGAATATCTACCCTGAAGAGGTGGAATCCATCATCAATACCCATGATTTTGTCATGGAGTCATTGGTGTACGAATCCGATGGTAAACTCGTGGCCCGTATCCACCTGAACTACGACGCGCTGGATGAAGTGTTCGACGTCAGCAAGTTGATCGAATCCGATGTGCGCGAAAAGGTCGCAGGTATTCTGGAGGATGTCCGAAAGGATGTGAATTCCAAGGTCTCTTCCTTTGCACGCCTTGCCCGCGTCAAGGAACAGAGCGAGCCGTTTGAGAAGACGCCTACCCAGAAGATCAAGCGATTTATCTATCTGGAAAAATAA
- a CDS encoding peptidylprolyl isomerase codes for MRHFIKKLILASLLAVCIIAPANAADPENTLYLDLEDGRVVIEMQPELAPQHVKRIKELVRLKFYDGIVFHRVIDGFMAQTGDPTGTGRGGSGQNLPAEFTDAPFERGTVGMARAQSPDSADSQFFICFAPAPFLNGQYTVWGQVVSGMEYVDMIKKGSGRNGIVSNPDKIVRMQIAADVAQ; via the coding sequence ATGCGTCATTTCATCAAAAAACTCATTCTGGCCTCCTTGCTCGCCGTCTGCATTATCGCCCCGGCCAATGCGGCCGACCCGGAAAACACCCTGTACCTCGATCTCGAAGACGGCCGTGTCGTCATCGAGATGCAGCCTGAACTCGCTCCGCAGCACGTGAAACGGATCAAGGAACTGGTTCGCCTGAAATTTTACGACGGCATCGTTTTCCATCGCGTGATCGACGGCTTCATGGCGCAGACAGGCGATCCCACCGGAACAGGTCGTGGCGGCTCCGGTCAAAATCTGCCGGCGGAATTCACCGACGCCCCGTTTGAGCGCGGCACTGTCGGCATGGCCCGCGCCCAATCCCCGGATAGCGCAGACTCGCAATTTTTCATCTGCTTTGCGCCAGCACCCTTTCTCAACGGTCAGTACACTGTTTGGGGACAGGTGGTCAGCGGCATGGAGTATGTAGACATGATCAAGAAAGGAAGCGGCCGCAATGGCATCGTTTCCAATCCTGACAAGATTGTTCGCATGCAGATCGCTGCCGATGTCGCGCAATAG
- a CDS encoding response regulator, with the protein MKKILIAEDDRISQKLAAKIIEDMGHMPFVSPNGEHAYEALMNNSDFDLLITDIMMPKMDGQQLIKTLRGDQQFMTFPIIIMSAVVGVSDISNLLELGASLFLPKPLEKDEVVDYVNRCISKQNCHYVQK; encoded by the coding sequence ATGAAAAAAATTCTCATAGCCGAAGATGACAGGATATCGCAAAAGCTGGCGGCTAAAATCATTGAGGACATGGGGCATATGCCGTTTGTCAGCCCCAACGGAGAGCACGCGTACGAGGCCTTGATGAACAACAGCGACTTTGACCTGCTCATCACTGATATCATGATGCCGAAAATGGATGGTCAACAATTGATCAAAACATTACGCGGCGACCAGCAGTTCATGACATTTCCCATCATCATCATGTCAGCGGTAGTCGGCGTGAGTGATATATCCAACCTGCTTGAACTCGGAGCCTCCCTCTTCCTTCCCAAACCCTTGGAAAAGGATGAAGTGGTGGATTACGTCAACCGATGTATCAGTAAACAGAACTGCCATTACGTACAAAAGTAA